A DNA window from Maribellus comscasis contains the following coding sequences:
- a CDS encoding Re/Si-specific NAD(P)(+) transhydrogenase subunit alpha: MILGLLKEHGKENRVALLPEIVKTFTDMKVEVLVEKGAGENAFTPDGDYEAAGAKIGSRADVFKKSDVLLQIQPPADEDIQKIQKSQVWISAFNPLWDTDLVKTFLKDGVTTFSLDLIPRTTRAQAMDILSSMATVSGYLAVLEAASKLPTFFPMFMTAAGTIRPANVLILGAGVAGLQAIATSRKLGAQVQVFDVRSAVKEEVKSLGGKFVEVEGATEDKAAGGYAVEQTEEYKQKQQQAINDIAAKSNVVICTAQIPGKKAPLLLPAEAVERMKPGSVIIDLAASTGGNCELTKNDETVVNNGVSIIGQSNYPSQMPMDASKMFGKNVLNFMKLMITEEGALNLNFEDDIVKGTCITHSGEIYNERVKSLFENK, from the coding sequence ATGATTCTTGGACTACTAAAAGAGCATGGAAAAGAAAACCGTGTAGCTTTACTTCCTGAAATTGTAAAAACCTTTACCGACATGAAAGTGGAGGTTTTGGTTGAAAAAGGTGCCGGAGAAAATGCTTTTACACCTGACGGCGACTACGAAGCTGCCGGAGCCAAAATTGGTTCACGTGCGGATGTATTTAAAAAGTCTGATGTCCTGCTGCAGATTCAGCCACCTGCTGATGAGGATATTCAGAAAATTCAGAAAAGTCAGGTGTGGATTAGTGCATTTAATCCGCTTTGGGATACCGACCTGGTTAAAACTTTCCTGAAAGATGGCGTTACTACTTTTAGCCTTGACCTGATTCCACGAACAACACGTGCGCAGGCAATGGATATTTTATCGTCAATGGCTACCGTCTCAGGGTACCTTGCTGTTTTGGAAGCCGCATCAAAACTTCCGACATTTTTCCCGATGTTTATGACGGCTGCCGGGACAATCCGCCCCGCAAATGTTTTAATACTGGGAGCAGGAGTTGCTGGATTGCAGGCTATTGCGACATCGCGAAAATTAGGAGCACAAGTGCAGGTTTTTGATGTTCGTTCTGCTGTAAAAGAGGAGGTGAAAAGTTTAGGCGGCAAATTTGTTGAAGTGGAAGGTGCCACCGAAGACAAAGCTGCCGGAGGATACGCAGTTGAACAAACTGAAGAGTACAAACAAAAACAGCAGCAGGCAATTAACGATATTGCAGCAAAATCAAATGTTGTAATTTGTACCGCTCAAATTCCGGGCAAAAAGGCACCGCTCTTATTGCCGGCAGAGGCAGTGGAACGGATGAAGCCCGGTTCCGTGATTATCGATTTGGCTGCATCAACCGGAGGAAATTGCGAACTGACAAAAAATGATGAAACAGTCGTCAACAACGGAGTTTCAATAATTGGTCAATCCAACTACCCTTCACAAATGCCCATGGATGCAAGTAAAATGTTTGGTAAAAACGTACTGAATTTCATGAAACTCATGATTACAGAAGAAGGTGCATTAAACCTTAATTTTGAAGATGACATTGTAAAAGGAACATGTATTACACATTCCGGAGAAATTTACAATGAACGTGTAAAATCATTATTCGAAAATAAATAG
- a CDS encoding NAD(P) transhydrogenase subunit alpha, producing the protein MEQVLQFFFEYKESIFIIALSIFLGIEVISNVPAVLHTPLMSGANAISGVIIIGGIILVGHANLSSFSLELVLGILALIFGTLNVVGGFAVTDRMLEMFKKKKK; encoded by the coding sequence ATGGAACAAGTATTACAATTTTTCTTTGAATATAAAGAATCCATTTTTATCATTGCTTTATCCATTTTTCTGGGTATTGAAGTGATTTCCAATGTACCTGCGGTGTTACATACCCCGTTGATGTCGGGTGCCAATGCAATTAGCGGTGTAATTATTATCGGGGGAATTATTCTTGTTGGTCACGCCAATCTTTCCTCTTTCTCACTCGAACTGGTACTGGGTATTTTAGCTCTCATTTTTGGTACATTAAACGTAGTTGGTGGTTTTGCGGTTACCGACAGAATGCTTGAAATGTTTAAAAAGAAAAAAAAGTAG
- a CDS encoding NAD(P)(+) transhydrogenase (Re/Si-specific) subunit beta, whose product MDKVLGTLNGMSYTVGDTLLELSYLIAALLFVVGLKLLSHPETARRGNLWAAGGMGLAMITTLLLHKNSNGEGISLTNVWIILAAIGIGAAIGWIVARKVKMTAMPQLVSLYNATGGGASMLVALLEYPAAMAGDVQSILVTVLGLIIGAIAFSGSLIAFGKLDGRVGDIMKPFMTYLNLVLLVATLGTGAFIVASPNPPAEMLWAIYTLTALSLVYGVMFVMPIGGADMPVVISLLNSFTGIAAAMAGFIYNNEAMILGGILVGAAGMILTVLMCKAMNRSLINVIIGAFGGGGAALDREQGTIKEITLSDAAVLLSYSQKVVVIPGYGLAVAQAQHIAHELDNLLEGKGVEVKYAIHPVAGRMPGHMNVLLAEADVPYEKLVEMDDINPDMPNVDVAIVVGANDVVNPAAYDDPSSPIYGMPIIDAHLAKNIIIMKRGMGKGYAGIENFLFFNDKTRMLFGDAKSSIQKLVSEIKSM is encoded by the coding sequence ATGGATAAAGTTTTAGGAACACTTAACGGAATGAGTTACACCGTTGGCGATACATTACTTGAATTAAGTTACCTGATTGCCGCGCTTTTGTTTGTTGTAGGTTTAAAACTACTCTCCCACCCTGAAACTGCCCGAAGGGGAAACCTGTGGGCAGCAGGAGGAATGGGATTAGCGATGATAACAACCTTATTGTTGCATAAAAATTCAAACGGAGAAGGAATTTCTCTTACAAACGTTTGGATTATACTTGCTGCCATTGGCATAGGTGCAGCAATTGGCTGGATAGTTGCCCGTAAAGTTAAAATGACAGCGATGCCGCAGCTGGTATCATTGTACAATGCTACCGGTGGCGGTGCATCCATGTTGGTAGCTTTACTGGAATACCCGGCTGCAATGGCAGGAGATGTACAATCGATTTTAGTAACCGTATTAGGACTAATTATTGGTGCCATTGCTTTCAGCGGTAGTTTAATTGCGTTTGGAAAACTCGATGGTCGTGTGGGAGATATTATGAAACCTTTCATGACCTATCTGAACCTTGTGCTTTTGGTAGCTACTTTAGGAACGGGGGCTTTTATCGTTGCTTCTCCAAATCCGCCGGCTGAAATGCTTTGGGCAATTTATACGCTTACCGCTCTGTCTCTTGTTTACGGAGTTATGTTTGTTATGCCGATTGGTGGTGCCGACATGCCGGTAGTTATTTCATTGTTGAACTCGTTTACAGGTATTGCCGCTGCGATGGCAGGTTTTATTTATAACAACGAAGCCATGATTTTGGGCGGTATCCTGGTTGGAGCAGCCGGTATGATTTTAACGGTTTTAATGTGTAAAGCAATGAACCGGTCGCTTATTAATGTTATTATTGGTGCTTTTGGTGGCGGAGGTGCAGCTTTAGACCGTGAACAGGGAACAATTAAAGAAATTACACTAAGCGACGCTGCTGTGCTTTTAAGCTACTCACAAAAAGTAGTTGTCATTCCGGGCTACGGTTTGGCAGTTGCCCAGGCTCAACATATTGCTCACGAATTAGACAATTTACTTGAAGGGAAAGGGGTTGAAGTAAAATATGCTATTCACCCGGTGGCCGGACGTATGCCAGGGCACATGAACGTGTTGCTTGCTGAAGCAGATGTTCCGTATGAAAAACTGGTTGAAATGGATGACATCAATCCGGATATGCCAAACGTCGATGTTGCCATTGTTGTAGGAGCAAACGACGTGGTTAACCCGGCGGCATACGACGATCCGAGCAGCCCGATTTACGGAATGCCAATTATCGATGCTCACCTTGCAAAAAATATCATCATCATGAAACGTGGAATGGGTAAAGGTTACGCAGGGATTGAAAACTTCCTCTTCTTTAACGACAAAACCCGCATGTTATTTGGCGATGCAAAAAGTTCAATCCAGAAATTGGTGAGTGAAATAAAAAGCATGTAA
- a CDS encoding metallophosphoesterase family protein — MKRRNFLKATTLAGLVFTFPQVLSANNQKATKEIRDTFSLTGNKASIYTNSNVKTTRIFHITDTHLSLDDERGGTFKEFSKRMAGAYKSNTQFETGEQVTTIQSFEQTLQRAKEEKADFLALTGDIFSFPSEAAIEWVSEKLEKTGIPYGYIAGNHDWHYEGMIGSSNDLRKTWTEKRLKPLYQKNNPLFASYELNGLQLIFIDDSTYEIEPEQLIFLKEQIKSDKPFLLFLHIPLYIPGRSMGYGCANPEWGAKSDKNYELERRDQWRKSGHTETTFHFYNEVFNAPNLLGVFAGHTHQPAIDIKNNIPQVVSGHNATGYYTSIEINQA; from the coding sequence ATGAAAAGAAGAAACTTCTTAAAAGCAACAACTCTTGCAGGTTTGGTATTTACATTTCCGCAGGTTCTTTCAGCAAACAATCAAAAAGCAACAAAAGAAATACGAGATACTTTTTCGTTAACAGGAAATAAAGCTTCAATTTATACAAACTCAAATGTTAAGACCACGCGGATTTTTCATATTACCGATACGCATCTTTCGCTGGACGACGAGCGCGGAGGCACTTTTAAAGAATTCAGTAAAAGAATGGCCGGTGCCTATAAAAGTAACACGCAATTCGAAACCGGAGAGCAGGTAACAACAATCCAAAGTTTTGAGCAGACTTTGCAAAGAGCCAAAGAAGAAAAAGCAGATTTCCTGGCTTTAACCGGAGATATTTTTAGCTTTCCGTCGGAAGCGGCAATTGAATGGGTAAGTGAAAAATTGGAAAAAACAGGAATTCCTTACGGTTACATCGCCGGAAATCACGACTGGCACTATGAAGGGATGATAGGTAGTTCGAACGATTTACGAAAAACATGGACAGAAAAGCGTTTGAAACCGCTTTATCAGAAAAACAATCCACTGTTTGCAAGCTACGAACTTAACGGTCTTCAATTGATTTTTATTGACGATTCTACTTATGAAATAGAACCTGAGCAACTCATTTTTCTAAAAGAACAAATAAAAAGCGATAAGCCATTTTTATTGTTTCTGCATATTCCATTATACATTCCCGGAAGATCGATGGGATATGGCTGCGCAAATCCTGAATGGGGAGCAAAATCAGATAAAAACTATGAGTTGGAAAGACGTGATCAGTGGAGAAAAAGTGGACATACAGAAACAACATTCCATTTTTACAATGAAGTTTTTAATGCGCCAAATTTACTGGGCGTTTTTGCCGGCCACACACATCAACCAGCAATCGACATAAAAAATAATATTCCACAAGTAGTGTCCGGGCATAATGCAACCGGGTATTATACGAGTATTGAAATAAATCAGGCATAA
- a CDS encoding VOC family protein, whose product MKNIRLDHELPEATERWGWKFHHLGIPTEKKMPGEKYLPQFKFYVSGFPESPFGIEWMRFEKNSPVHPLIQKVPHLAFEVKSLELELKAHNLKIITPPYPPSNGIRVAMIEYHGAPVELIEFNKNNG is encoded by the coding sequence ATGAAAAATATTCGACTTGACCACGAATTGCCGGAAGCAACAGAAAGATGGGGCTGGAAATTTCATCACCTTGGAATTCCGACAGAAAAAAAGATGCCGGGAGAAAAATATTTGCCACAATTTAAATTTTATGTCTCCGGATTTCCTGAAAGTCCTTTTGGTATTGAATGGATGCGATTTGAAAAAAACAGCCCGGTTCATCCGCTTATTCAAAAAGTACCTCATCTTGCTTTTGAAGTTAAGAGTTTAGAACTGGAATTAAAAGCACACAATTTAAAAATAATTACACCTCCTTATCCTCCTTCCAACGGAATTAGAGTCGCAATGATCGAGTATCATGGAGCTCCTGTTGAACTCATCGAATTCAACAAAAATAACGGATAG
- a CDS encoding ATP-binding protein, producing MRMINQRNEFRQLAPERVSYEVLEEQSKIFSENEILNTLADSLSQMLVVLNPERQIVFANKLFLRFLRKKELKSVLGQRPGEATECIYSDLVKGGCGHSEFCRTCGAVNSILESQVGKQSVKECSILNKKNEALDLQVTSTPYKYAGNEFTIFAINDVSDEKRRQNLERLFFHDVLNSAGGILDLTNLLNEVQSQDEMTEITEILKRAADNMVYEISSQRQLLAAERGELKVSISEADALSVFNGLKNNYERQGIASGKKIRIKEAQKNYILKTDSTLLRRILGNMLKNALEASLPGAEIVLSCASKNNKIQFSVHNDSFIEPEIQLQIFKRSFSTKGKGRGLGTYSMKLLGEKYLGGQVSFKSTQKDGTTFYLEV from the coding sequence ATGAGAATGATAAACCAGAGGAATGAGTTTCGACAGCTGGCGCCGGAACGTGTGAGTTACGAGGTATTAGAGGAACAATCGAAAATCTTTAGCGAAAATGAAATTTTAAATACACTTGCAGACTCGCTTTCACAAATGCTGGTGGTATTAAACCCGGAAAGACAAATTGTTTTTGCCAACAAACTTTTTTTACGTTTTCTCAGAAAAAAAGAATTAAAATCCGTTCTTGGTCAAAGGCCTGGTGAAGCAACCGAATGCATCTATTCCGATCTTGTAAAAGGAGGTTGCGGACATAGTGAATTCTGCAGAACCTGTGGGGCAGTAAATTCAATTCTAGAATCACAGGTCGGCAAACAGTCTGTAAAAGAGTGTAGTATTTTAAATAAAAAAAATGAAGCTCTTGATTTGCAGGTAACCTCAACTCCATACAAATATGCAGGTAACGAGTTTACCATTTTTGCCATTAACGATGTTAGCGATGAAAAAAGACGCCAAAATCTGGAACGTTTGTTTTTTCATGATGTTTTAAACAGCGCGGGCGGAATTTTAGATTTGACCAATCTTTTAAACGAAGTACAATCTCAGGATGAAATGACGGAAATCACTGAAATTCTTAAACGTGCAGCAGATAATATGGTTTACGAGATTTCGTCGCAACGCCAGTTGCTCGCTGCCGAGCGCGGTGAACTAAAGGTTTCAATTTCTGAGGCGGATGCCCTTTCTGTTTTTAATGGGCTTAAAAATAACTATGAACGACAAGGGATAGCCTCCGGTAAAAAAATTAGAATAAAAGAAGCACAGAAAAATTATATTTTAAAAACAGACTCCACACTATTACGGAGGATTTTGGGAAATATGTTAAAAAATGCCCTGGAAGCTTCATTACCAGGGGCCGAAATAGTACTTTCCTGTGCGAGCAAAAATAACAAAATTCAATTTTCAGTTCATAACGATAGTTTTATTGAACCGGAAATTCAACTTCAAATTTTTAAACGTTCCTTTTCAACCAAAGGCAAAGGCCGGGGATTAGGAACATACAGCATGAAACTTTTAGGTGAAAAGTATCTTGGTGGGCAGGTAAGTTTTAAAAGCACACAAAAAGATGGCACCACATTTTATTTAGAAGTTTAA
- a CDS encoding DUF3078 domain-containing protein, with protein MRSEKIKVISLVIFLLYFIPVSVAQKSLSDKDAELLNDGINILKKYFVEKGYWQTSNPNLEKDVKGLIHFVEDEPIDSVLFSIDTLTYDSSARFVFRLPEYVHDSLSVPGYYPHNKVDQHLEMFGIKLQSEFQNREIKLTPERLARINKEVKYVPPGEGMKLFNDSVYKMPDDLVIPEVIPDSMLENEANFNRLMALDSIRVAYVEQKRLEYNDSILTQYRDSVLNRYRQELFEAEYNRGKEKFVDSIELNNYAVLKNYNDSVMQAVNDSIFTVIKVLARYADYIDTSRIEIQNLYNEPYQINLSNLDKYYQRIWLKNEQNDSLRLLVKNLDKRTLQLTIDDGVTFSRFKPKETKDFDFSSLNRHSTGLTGVGKQYEVQTPWTLTGDGTIGFTQTYLNNWKKGGQSALSLLIVLKGAANYSRADGKVKWENSAEIRNGWLRPGGDESELQKNDDKFELTSRFGISAFKKWYYSAEFNYETQFFRGYKYPTSDYPDPISAFMAPAKTFLKLGLDYKPNKEFSLFLSPLTVKNVYVRDTSLIDQTKYSIDEDRKSFWEPGLNADVTFKKEITKDITYETKYKMFINYQQPFQKFDVNWENLVKMKLNDYINMRVMIHMIYDDDVLFPIYDENDEKIGEEPRLQLKQFISVGFSYAINHKVLRTKRVK; from the coding sequence ATGCGTTCGGAAAAGATAAAAGTTATTTCTTTAGTTATCTTCCTTCTATATTTCATACCTGTTTCAGTTGCACAAAAATCTTTAAGTGATAAAGATGCTGAGTTGCTCAATGACGGAATCAATATTCTTAAAAAGTATTTTGTGGAAAAAGGATATTGGCAAACATCAAATCCTAATCTGGAAAAAGATGTAAAAGGATTGATTCATTTTGTAGAAGATGAACCAATTGATTCCGTTTTATTTTCGATTGATACCTTGACTTACGATTCTTCAGCAAGGTTTGTTTTTCGTTTACCGGAATATGTTCATGACAGCTTGTCTGTGCCTGGTTATTATCCGCATAACAAAGTAGATCAACACCTCGAAATGTTTGGCATCAAACTGCAAAGTGAATTTCAGAACAGGGAAATAAAATTAACACCCGAAAGGTTAGCAAGGATAAATAAAGAAGTAAAGTATGTTCCGCCAGGTGAAGGAATGAAATTGTTTAATGACTCTGTTTACAAGATGCCTGACGATTTAGTTATTCCCGAAGTGATTCCGGATTCGATGCTTGAAAATGAGGCGAATTTTAACAGGCTGATGGCGTTGGATAGCATCAGGGTTGCTTACGTTGAACAAAAGAGACTCGAATATAATGACTCGATTTTAACGCAATATCGTGACTCTGTATTAAACAGGTACCGGCAGGAGCTTTTTGAAGCAGAATATAATAGAGGAAAAGAAAAGTTTGTCGATTCGATTGAGTTAAATAACTATGCCGTGCTTAAAAATTACAATGACTCGGTAATGCAGGCTGTAAATGACTCTATTTTTACGGTTATTAAAGTTCTAGCCCGGTATGCAGACTACATTGATACATCAAGGATTGAGATTCAAAATTTATATAATGAACCCTATCAGATTAACTTAAGTAACCTGGATAAATATTATCAACGTATCTGGCTCAAAAATGAACAAAATGATTCGTTGAGGTTATTGGTAAAGAATTTGGATAAGAGAACTTTGCAGTTGACAATTGACGATGGAGTCACTTTTTCCAGATTCAAACCAAAAGAAACCAAAGATTTTGATTTTTCATCGCTGAACAGACATTCAACTGGATTAACCGGTGTGGGAAAACAATATGAAGTTCAGACTCCGTGGACACTCACCGGAGATGGTACCATCGGCTTTACACAAACATATCTTAATAACTGGAAGAAAGGGGGGCAGAGTGCGCTTTCGTTACTGATTGTTTTAAAAGGTGCTGCAAATTATTCCCGGGCTGATGGTAAAGTAAAATGGGAAAATTCTGCTGAAATCAGAAATGGTTGGTTACGCCCGGGAGGAGACGAGTCTGAATTGCAAAAAAACGATGATAAGTTTGAACTTACATCAAGGTTTGGTATAAGCGCTTTTAAAAAATGGTATTACAGTGCTGAGTTTAATTACGAGACGCAATTTTTCAGAGGCTATAAATATCCAACCTCAGATTATCCGGATCCGATTTCTGCTTTTATGGCACCCGCAAAAACTTTCCTGAAATTAGGTTTGGATTACAAGCCGAATAAGGAGTTTTCACTTTTTCTTTCCCCTTTAACCGTGAAAAATGTTTATGTAAGAGATACTTCACTGATTGATCAGACAAAATATAGTATCGACGAAGACCGGAAAAGCTTTTGGGAGCCTGGTTTAAATGCCGATGTTACATTTAAAAAGGAAATAACAAAAGACATTACATACGAAACCAAGTATAAAATGTTTATCAACTATCAGCAGCCTTTTCAGAAGTTTGATGTGAACTGGGAGAATCTGGTTAAGATGAAATTGAACGATTACATTAATATGCGTGTGATGATACATATGATATATGACGATGATGTTCTGTTTCCAATCTATGACGAAAATGACGAAAAAATAGGAGAAGAACCCAGACTTCAGTTGAAACAGTTTATCTCAGTAGGGTTTTCGTATGCAATAAATCATAAAGTTTTGCGAACAAAACGAGTAAAATAG
- a CDS encoding DUF3124 domain-containing protein, with the protein MQQTIFFLILVFLFSCSNEKENKIGESLSWSKREISLPQNNSLSTGRSYLSVYSDIYDLTDETKHLLTSTVSIRNTSVNDSIFVTKADYFNTHGKLIRSYVDSPVYLTPMETVEIVIHRRDNLGGSGANFIFEWAVKNPKYEPLFEAVMIWTTGNQGISFTTKGKNYPNN; encoded by the coding sequence ATGCAACAAACTATCTTTTTTTTGATTTTGGTGTTTTTATTTTCCTGTAGCAATGAAAAAGAAAACAAAATTGGTGAATCGTTAAGCTGGTCAAAAAGGGAGATCTCACTTCCCCAAAATAATAGTCTGTCAACAGGCCGTTCATATTTATCCGTTTATTCAGACATCTATGACCTTACCGACGAGACCAAACACCTGCTTACATCTACGGTAAGTATAAGAAACACCAGCGTTAACGATTCGATTTTTGTAACAAAGGCCGATTATTTTAACACCCACGGAAAACTAATCCGCTCATATGTGGATTCGCCTGTATATCTGACTCCCATGGAAACGGTTGAGATTGTCATTCACAGAAGAGACAATCTGGGAGGGAGCGGTGCAAACTTTATTTTTGAATGGGCTGTAAAAAACCCAAAATACGAACCTCTGTTTGAAGCTGTTATGATATGGACCACCGGCAATCAGGGAATCTCATTTACAACAAAAGGAAAAAATTACCCAAACAATTAG
- a CDS encoding CYTH domain-containing protein, with the protein MVEIERKFLVAAKVWRPGGNGQKLVQGYLSVDPERTVRVRVVGEKSFLTIKGKTNGITRTELEYEIPLEQGKIILGMCLDYLVEKTRYKETIGGLVWEIDVFEGANKGLILAEVELVSEKQKIDVPAWIEKEVSGNIRYYNSYLSSKPFSTWENEI; encoded by the coding sequence ATGGTTGAGATTGAACGAAAATTTCTTGTCGCAGCAAAAGTGTGGAGGCCCGGGGGGAACGGCCAGAAACTCGTACAGGGTTATCTCTCAGTAGATCCGGAACGAACAGTGAGGGTACGTGTTGTTGGTGAAAAGTCGTTTTTAACTATAAAAGGGAAGACAAACGGGATAACGCGAACAGAATTAGAATATGAAATTCCTTTGGAGCAAGGCAAAATAATACTTGGAATGTGTTTGGATTACCTGGTGGAAAAGACCAGATATAAAGAAACGATTGGTGGTCTGGTTTGGGAGATTGATGTTTTTGAGGGGGCAAATAAAGGATTAATTCTTGCCGAAGTTGAGTTAGTGAGTGAAAAGCAAAAAATCGATGTTCCGGCATGGATTGAAAAAGAAGTTTCGGGAAATATACGTTATTATAACTCCTACTTATCTTCAAAACCATTTTCTACATGGGAAAATGAAATCTAA